Proteins found in one Verrucomicrobiota bacterium genomic segment:
- a CDS encoding metal ABC transporter permease — translation MIPKFFLIVQTLLEVFDPDFLLHNSVYISVVFGLTCPLVGVYLVLRRLVFMGVALPQISSCGIAFAFALQGWGLLPHAHETAGEHTLAFLGSTVFTLAAIVLFSFLARRGHGSVEARLGTAYALAGAWSVLLLVKNPIGEHGLLDLLKGEIIAISNFELVLTAAAFSLVAAALFVFRKEFLLVSFDPDMAISLKKNVLLWDAGLFLLIGLTISISVLGAGPLVTFGFLLFPPLTARLFARTMRQFALLASALGGVTALTGFCLAYRWDLPVGATDVALLGAIYALGALARRVAARWAHA, via the coding sequence TTGATTCCGAAGTTTTTCCTGATCGTGCAAACTTTGCTCGAAGTTTTTGACCCGGATTTCCTGCTGCACAATTCGGTTTATATCAGCGTGGTCTTCGGGTTGACGTGTCCGCTGGTGGGCGTCTATCTGGTCTTGCGCCGGCTCGTGTTCATGGGGGTCGCGCTGCCGCAGATTTCGTCCTGCGGCATCGCTTTTGCCTTCGCGTTGCAGGGCTGGGGGCTGTTGCCGCACGCGCACGAGACGGCTGGCGAGCATACGCTGGCGTTTTTGGGTTCCACCGTCTTCACCCTCGCGGCCATCGTCCTGTTCTCCTTCCTGGCCCGGCGCGGGCACGGGTCGGTCGAAGCGCGTCTGGGCACGGCTTATGCCCTCGCCGGGGCCTGGAGCGTTCTGTTGCTCGTGAAGAACCCGATCGGCGAACACGGCTTGCTCGATCTGCTGAAAGGCGAAATCATCGCCATCTCCAATTTTGAGCTGGTCCTGACTGCGGCCGCCTTCAGCCTGGTCGCGGCGGCGCTGTTTGTATTTCGGAAAGAATTCCTGCTCGTCTCATTCGATCCGGACATGGCCATCAGCCTGAAGAAGAACGTGCTCCTCTGGGACGCAGGCCTGTTCCTGTTGATCGGGTTGACCATCTCGATCTCCGTGTTGGGGGCGGGACCGCTCGTGACTTTTGGTTTCCTTCTCTTTCCGCCCCTGACGGCTCGCCTGTTCGCGCGGACCATGCGGCAATTCGCGCTGCTGGCCTCCGCGCTGGGCGGCGTGACGGCGCTGACGGGCTTTTGCCTGGCTTACCGTTGGGATCTGCCCGTAGGCGCGACGGACGTGGCCTTGCTCGGGGCGATTTACGCGCTGGGAGCGCTGGCGCGACGGGTCGCCGCGAGGTGGGCGCATGCCTGA